A region of the Paracoccaceae bacterium genome:
CACCGGCGGGGCGGGGTTTCTGGGCGCGCGGCTGATTTCCGCGCTGCTTGCCGCGCGGGATTCGGGGCGCGCGGGGCTGCCCGGCTTTGACCGGATCGTGTCACTGGATCTTGGCGCCTGCGCCTTGGCCGATCCGCGGGTGGAATCGCAAACCGGCGATGTGTCGGACCCCGCATTCTTGGCAGCGCATGTCACGGGTGACGTGACCGCAATCTGGCATCTGGCCGCCGTCGTCAGCGGACAGGCCGAAGCGGATTTCAATCTTGGCATGCGCATCAACTTGGACGGCACACGGCAGCTGCTGGAAGCCGCGCGCACCCTGCCCGCGCCGCCCAGGTTCATCTTTGCCAGTTCGCTGGCCGTCTTCGGCGGCGCCCTGCCCGCCACTGTCACCGATGGTCAGGCGCTGTTGCCCGCGTCCTCCTACGGTGCGCAGAAGGCGATCGGGGAACTCCTTGTCGCCGACTATGCGCGCAAGGGCTTCGTGAACGGCGTGGCGTTGCGCCTGCCCACGGTGGTGGTGCGGCCGGGCACACCGAACGCCGCGGCCAGTTCCTTTGCCAGCGGCATCATCCGCGAACCCATGGCGGGGGCAGAGGCGATCTGCCCGGTGCCGACGGACACGCGACTCTGGCTCTCGTCGCCGGATACGGTGGTGGGCAACCTTGTCCACGCCGCCACGCTGCCACGCGGTATCGGGGGCGCCGTCAACCTTCCGGGCCTGTCGGTCACAGTCGCCGAGATGCTGGACAGTCTGGGCCGCATCGGCGGACCGCAGGCGCGCGCAAGGGTGCGCCACGAACCGGA
Encoded here:
- a CDS encoding SDR family oxidoreductase, with the protein product MKIIVTGGAGFLGARLISALLAARDSGRAGLPGFDRIVSLDLGACALADPRVESQTGDVSDPAFLAAHVTGDVTAIWHLAAVVSGQAEADFNLGMRINLDGTRQLLEAARTLPAPPRFIFASSLAVFGGALPATVTDGQALLPASSYGAQKAIGELLVADYARKGFVNGVALRLPTVVVRPGTPNAAASSFASGIIREPMAGAEAICPVPTDTRLWLSSPDTVVGNLVHAATLPRGIGGAVNLPGLSVTVAEMLDSLGRIGGPQARARVRHEPDARIQAIVCSWPGDFDVTRALALGFGRDTDFDAVVQQHAAAMTGG